The genomic region tgtcataggcttcaagcctctgtactgacttcaaatctgtttacacagggttttttttcgggtcagcactgatttgcctcgaatttgtagtcagttactgaccctgtgtaaatcagcacttagggaagaaaaagatagatataataattattgtatttttatcgatacgtggTGTCTCCgctttgtcaagcactaagcctgtcaaactattttctttttcttcctaaaacaaaaaggtagaggttctatgctcgtataataataattttaatttattttttgcacagaacagtaagaacataatagaagtgctataatgtcataattaatatgaaaaccagtgtcgccaaacccacacatttaaaccgatagttatacagtacactacaagtaaactatgcctttgattggacagcttaatttgagtaaaaactgacttaggttataaattcagcatttcaatatgtaccctaacgaaccaagttacggtttattttagtataacatccctaggtatattagctgttttgtttctctttgctcagaaattccaaattcgaaaacattcagctattccacaacagagggcgttggttttcaatacatataactttgaacctcaacacataaagataaggttgaaatttgtgtcactctaaattaatgacattaacttgacattaacctgatgctatgctctaagggatgtcagccttgttatcgataattcacaaataaatatatttctgtgcatttttttttctttctattatatgagtataggataatgtgtcacattttggagtatgtttattactactaagtacgtcttttcatattattatatttaaataaaaaacggaatagaatagtataaatctatatttacaaaacaaacagaaaatatgcattattttaaatcttggaactgccgtaggtttgatgtatcggtggcctttgttagactgctcattgctgttcggcatccagttaactcatcacgttgcatttattatccatttctcttttaaataaggctctttcgaaaatctataaataaataggacaaatgaaagctaaggaaaaaaaatgttgtgtggttttatgaaaccacggtaaaagtaaaactgttcgaacggttccgaacactgctttgtgtagcgcatgtcgcgtgccgagtaggtatacctattcggcagccgcgatacacgcgacatgcgctacacagaccaaaaagtttgagacgatgtaataaaagtttcactttaaaatagaataaaatttaatatttataatgtttgtcttttctaaagtatcgatactgtcgatatgcgccacatgcatcactaatccgacattcgtttgtttattgcaataatattccagaaagtcttgtttgctgttcaatctatattagtacttatttcttatggcttaaggttcattttgacttaatatttttataaatttttgacaaattacgacaagcgaagttgtaacataaaatatatttaaaataaattaaaataagacttaccgatggtatgaaatgcctcgattgctgatattatttcgtctgctatcatttttccactctaataccgaacaacacgctctaaataatgaataaatatggaaataaggtttgacagctgacaaccgactcgaatatttttctgcgcacaactgagagcgagttaggtgatcttaccttactagtgacacgtgggccacgcccacatcgcacttctattatgttcttactgttctgtgattTTTTGCATGTTTTGTGTTTAAATAGATGCGAcctttaaacagactggactcctaatagtgactatttgtagctatcattttggtagaaaatatgtcaacttaatttaaaactcatgctgccatatctatagaaattaaaaaatagtctcttaacttgtagtcagatacggtatttacaaataaatttattgaaagggctacaaactgaaacaatcgatatttatttaatgtgaattgacatcactttaaacttttttccatactatattcaaaatctatggatgtgtcacccgctactatcgatccccctcaataccctcAAAAACACGCTTGATGAGgggggggagccatttcgaacattttgtatgaagtttccttactgtatgtatctgtatattgtgcctatagctatacgtcataatttcatcgcaggggcttagtttcctaactgtatgCTTAGACTGTTAGactgtatgtacgtagtatataatattatctgtcaactgtgataatactatttttatcGTAGCCTGCTcgttgatttcacttttaggtTTTAAACACTTTTTCACCGAAATACAATTCGTAAGATGGTGCAAGGTCAAACCCAGTATCATGGTCACCTGAACTACTATTTCTCAGGCACTCAGGCATTTCTTTTTGGGAGACTTCTCGCTCTCGATCATTTTTGGTTAACTTCCGCTGAGGAAAAAAACAACCTTAACAACTACTTTAGGAAGACTTTATCACATTatagtatactagctttccacccacgGCTTCGTCCACGCAGTcatagaaaaacccgcatagttcccgttcccgtgggatttccgggataaaatttatcctatgtcccggggtaaaaagtagcctatgtcctttatcgggtatcaaaatatctctaaaccaaatttcatgcaaattggttaagttaaggcgtgattgagtaacagacagacagacagagttacttttgcatttataataggaAAATACTAcatcattttattacaaaacatttttatgaagagattttttgtatgtacatattatttaaataaattcgcAACAGCAACAGCCATGAATACCTATCTAATTTGGCAACAGCAAACGACCCAATAAAGTCACTGTCAAAGTGACAAATGACAATAAGTCATAAAGCACTTGACACTTCAGTCTTCAATTCAATTTCAATCATCAATTAACAATGTGGGTGtgaaaataatacctattagaaattttatagcaaaattcaaatttaaatatatcaatataaCCAATAGTTATTCTAAATACACGTGTGAATTGTGTTATTTTGTGcctactaaaaatatttaataccctAAGGAAGTCATTAACTTGTTAGTATTAGacgatttataatttttgcataatttctatatttacgATCGTGTATTGCTCAACAATCTCTATTTTAGGTGGTGACGGCCGTGCGTGTTTATATCATTAGCAGCGACAAGGTATGTTGAAACTAAAAAAGCAACTTTTGATagtgtttttgttaataagcATACTATTTTACGCAAAGATAAATGCCATCGTCGAAATACAGGAAATCCTCTGAACAAccgaaaattataataaacaggTTTAGGTTAATTTAACCGCTCATATGCTTTGTGCAACCACAGTTGCAAAAATGAAATACGCTAAATTGCTTccgaaaaaaataaaggtagCCTACTTTGCTAGTGCTCTGGAACGTGCGCCGCGCGTTCGACCCACCgctattaaaacttaatttatgaGTTCCGCGAGAGGAGTACTTCAAATATATTGATTGTAATCGATTgctattgaaataatactatacaaatctgtgttattttaacattatatgATTACCATATACctttaaaagttataaaatcgTCTAAAGTCTACTAACTTTTAAAGTCGtcttaattacatatttattacaacggtcactaaaatattactttataacaataaaacacatgTTAGAGAATAATTTGGTAGGTAAACACGAGtagaaatcaataaaataaaacaattacgGCATATTTTAACACTTCCTTCTAAGACACGTAAGATACAAACTAAGATATTCTCAAAATTCTGTTTGAAAGGTTGCTAGTATTGGGTAGAAATAGATGAATCAATTAGTTGTCTTTGGtttaaatacgtaaaaattagACTCTGAGAGTATGAAATAAGGTTTATAATCAATTGAAATAAGAAAGTCGCTTTGCAACCACAGTTGCACGAAACAAGATTTGCGATCGTGTTATTGCAACTGTGGATGCACGGAACAAAGCAAGgggtcattttttttttctgaagcATATGAGCGGTTAATGGTTCAACcaagttatatatttttcatttaaaattataatttttctgataatttaattaaacaatactATCAGTAATCACTGCTGATAACATGTGGGCGTAACATTCGATAGTTCTGTTGAAATGCGATAAGCGATAtgtactgttttatttttaatacctgTCTGCCAAATTGTAGAAAACccacaataataaatacttttaagtacctatattaggTTCGGCAGATATCAACATTTTATTGATCCTCACTTTCtaacaataattgtttaaagtacctatatatttctaaatataattgtggtgattaattttattcaaggTATGACTTTCATTAGCATGACTAATAAGTTGGTTTAAATATCAaacaatcaattttattgatctGTTCGATAACTTTTAATACGAATTGTAGtaattttgaatatgtttttaaatatacattatttattattagatagtATGGTCATGGACAATATTGTGTCCATGTACTCAAATTTGGAGTTTTAACagaaaaatagaaaatgtgTAAAAGCATGCAcctgttaataattttatgaacatGATAATGACGATTCtaaaaccataatattttaattgaagttttaaaatcattacagataataaatcaaGATGGCAGAAGCAGGGTTCCCCGGGCAGCACTCAACTACGACCACTGTCACATCCAGCACTATGGTCAACACTAAAATACGATTTGACCAAGTGTATATAAGAACAGTGCCGGGAATTTTGAAGATTGTTCAAATAGTAAGTTATGACATATTACTCCAGTAACCTAAGttgctttttataaaatgtagtgTCTGTCTTATCATAATTTGTTCAGTAATTTTGTAGATGGACTGAAAAAAGACAGATGgacaattttgttaattaaaattttaaatataatatattgtttgtcTTCAATAATGATTTGGTTATGAGTCATGACAGATaaccaaaatatatttttataactgtaTCATTAACATTCAGATTTAAGTGActcaataattattcatttatatgcTTGAGTGCAAGTCATTGtgaagataaaaaattttcaatCTTTATTcatcatatatttttgtgatataaaCTGTATGATATAGAAAAACTCAGTAAGAGGCATcaagttaaataaaacttaatttggCTTCTtgacaattacaatttaatgacattcacaattaaaaatttcctcttgttttgtaatataagtattttacatttataaacagTTTCTGTAAAAATGAGTATggacataatatgttatgaaAATCACTGAACAGATTTTCATAGTACCTACTTGGCACTTATGAAGATTATATACCAGAATATCTCATGtgttatagatttttttttaaagaatggGCTAACAAGCTTGTGGAGCTTCTGATTGTAAGCGAGTCCACTACCTTTATTCATTTACAGAGGCTTCATCGCCCATATTCATCTTTAGAGGCAAATTCTTGCTTTTGCCCGCAGTTTCTGCAGAGCCAtagtttctataaaaatatttgttatttatgaaattgtgtgtgacatacaaataatatttgtataattttaatattcgtTATTTTTCTTCCAGGTGGCCAGTCTGATCGGCTTCATTTGTATCCAATTCTCGCGGCTGAACAACGCGGGTAGGGGCGCGTACTACAGCTGGATATCCATGATAGCGTTCTGGTTCACGGGCATCCTGCTCGGCTTCTACCTGTTCCACATTGTGGAGAAGTTCTACAAGATCCCGTGGCTGCGGATCGAGTTCATATTCACGGCTGTGTGGACGCTGCTTTACATGATTGCGGCTATACTGGCGGTTACCGTGGGGGATAACCCGCATTCCGCTGCTG from Colias croceus chromosome 3, ilColCroc2.1 harbors:
- the LOC123705825 gene encoding CKLF-like MARVEL transmembrane domain-containing protein 4, which translates into the protein MAEAGFPGQHSTTTTVTSSTMVNTKIRFDQVYIRTVPGILKIVQIVASLIGFICIQFSRLNNAGRGAYYSWISMIAFWFTGILLGFYLFHIVEKFYKIPWLRIEFIFTAVWTLLYMIAAILAVTVGDNPHSAAAFFGFAAMLAYAIDAFLKFRLVRAGGLAQGTRVVSKQTTAVTSPPRVGY